A single Paraburkholderia sp. FT54 DNA region contains:
- a CDS encoding aspartate carbamoyltransferase catalytic subunit encodes MNTATQAPKDSADSATERFRYGFLKGNPQLTKNGELKHLLSIEGLPKAIVNHILDTADQFVSVTDREVKKVPLLRGKSVFNLFFENSTRTRTTFEIAATRLSADVLNLNINASSTSKGESLLDTINNLSAMHADMFVVRHASSGAPYLIAQHCAPHVHVINAGDGRHAHPTQGLLDMYTIRHYKKDFTKLRVAIVGDILHSRVARSDIHALTTLGVPEVRAIGPRTLLPGGLEQMGVRVFHNLDEGLKDVDVIIMLRLQNERMSGALLPSAQEYFKSWGLTPERLALAAPDAIVMHPGPMNRGVEIDSQVADGPQSVILNQVTFGIAVRMAVMGIVAGNHD; translated from the coding sequence ATGAACACCGCCACCCAGGCTCCCAAGGACTCCGCCGATAGCGCCACCGAGCGCTTCCGTTATGGCTTCCTGAAGGGCAACCCGCAGCTCACGAAAAACGGCGAGCTGAAACATCTGTTGTCGATCGAGGGCCTGCCGAAGGCGATCGTCAATCACATTCTCGATACCGCCGACCAGTTCGTCAGCGTGACGGATCGCGAAGTGAAGAAGGTGCCGCTGTTGCGCGGCAAGTCGGTGTTCAACCTGTTCTTCGAGAACTCGACGCGCACCCGTACCACCTTCGAGATCGCCGCGACGCGTCTGTCGGCGGACGTGCTGAATCTGAACATCAACGCGTCGTCCACCAGCAAGGGCGAATCGCTGCTCGACACGATCAACAACCTCTCGGCGATGCATGCCGACATGTTCGTCGTGCGCCACGCATCGAGCGGCGCGCCGTATCTGATCGCCCAGCATTGCGCACCGCACGTGCACGTGATCAATGCCGGCGACGGCCGTCACGCGCATCCCACGCAGGGGCTGCTCGACATGTACACGATTCGCCACTACAAGAAGGACTTCACGAAGCTGCGCGTGGCGATCGTCGGCGACATTCTGCATTCGCGGGTCGCGCGCTCGGACATTCACGCGCTGACCACGCTCGGCGTGCCGGAAGTGCGCGCGATCGGCCCGCGCACGCTATTGCCGGGCGGCCTCGAACAGATGGGCGTACGCGTGTTCCACAATCTCGACGAAGGGTTGAAGGACGTCGACGTGATTATCATGCTGCGTCTGCAGAACGAGCGGATGAGCGGCGCATTGCTGCCGTCGGCGCAGGAGTACTTCAAGAGCTGGGGCTTGACGCCGGAGCGTCTCGCGCTCGCCGCGCCCGACGCGATCGTGATGCACCCCGGCCCGATGAATCGCGGCGTCGAAATCGACTCGCAAGTGGCCGACGGCCCGCAATCGGTGATTCTGAACCAGGTGACTTTCGGTATCGCAGTGCGCATGGCGGTGATGGGGATCGTCGCGGGCAATCACGATTGA
- a CDS encoding YqgE/AlgH family protein, whose protein sequence is MSKSTDRINLTNQFLIAMPNMADPTFSGTVVYLCDHSERGALGLVINRPTDIDLQALFSRIDLKLEIEPLLHVPVYFGGPVQTERGFVLHDPKDGNAYTSSMSVPGGLEMTTSKDVLEAVASGTGPERFLLTLGHAGWGAGQLEEEISKNGWLTVEADPKIVFDVPAEERLEAALALLGINLSMLSGEAGHA, encoded by the coding sequence ATGTCCAAGAGTACCGATCGCATCAATCTGACCAACCAGTTCCTGATCGCCATGCCGAACATGGCGGATCCGACGTTTTCAGGAACGGTGGTCTACCTTTGCGATCACAGTGAGCGCGGCGCGCTCGGCCTCGTGATCAACCGGCCGACCGATATCGACCTGCAAGCGCTCTTCAGTCGCATCGATCTGAAGCTCGAGATCGAGCCCCTTCTCCATGTGCCCGTCTATTTCGGCGGCCCGGTGCAAACGGAGCGCGGCTTCGTGCTGCACGATCCGAAAGACGGCAACGCGTACACCTCGTCCATGTCGGTGCCGGGCGGTCTCGAGATGACCACCTCGAAAGACGTGCTCGAGGCCGTGGCGAGCGGCACGGGTCCCGAGCGTTTTCTGCTCACGCTCGGCCATGCCGGCTGGGGCGCGGGTCAGCTCGAAGAAGAGATTTCGAAGAACGGCTGGCTGACGGTCGAAGCCGACCCGAAAATCGTCTTCGACGTGCCCGCCGAAGAGCGTCTCGAAGCGGCATTGGCTCTTCTCGGCATCAACCTGTCGATGCTCTCGGGCGAGGCGGGCCACGCATGA
- the pyrR gene encoding bifunctional pyr operon transcriptional regulator/uracil phosphoribosyltransferase PyrR, producing MSSIDAEALYRALLDQIRAVYGEQLGAGQDGADGAVLAGIYSGGAWLAERLARDLNLASFGVVNVALHRDDYAKKGLHSQASPTSLPFPVDGRRIVLVDDVLYTGRTIRAALNELYDYGRPASVELAVLADRGGRELPVAARFVGGVVNIPADATLVLARTGSSEAGGAQGQPRFTFHTEARVD from the coding sequence ATGAGTTCCATTGACGCCGAAGCGCTTTATCGCGCGCTGCTCGACCAGATTCGCGCGGTGTATGGCGAGCAGCTCGGCGCCGGGCAAGATGGCGCCGATGGCGCTGTGCTGGCCGGCATCTACAGCGGCGGCGCGTGGCTTGCCGAGCGGCTCGCGCGCGACCTGAACCTGGCGAGCTTCGGCGTGGTGAACGTCGCGCTGCATCGCGACGACTACGCGAAAAAAGGCCTGCACTCGCAGGCGAGTCCCACCTCGCTGCCGTTTCCGGTCGACGGGCGCCGTATCGTGCTGGTCGACGACGTGCTGTACACCGGCCGCACGATCCGCGCGGCGCTCAACGAGTTGTACGACTATGGCCGCCCGGCGTCGGTCGAACTGGCGGTGCTCGCCGATCGCGGCGGGCGCGAATTGCCGGTGGCGGCGCGCTTTGTTGGCGGCGTGGTGAACATCCCCGCCGACGCCACGCTCGTGCTGGCTCGCACGGGCAGCAGTGAAGCGGGCGGCGCACAAGGTCAGCCGCGTTTCACTTTTCATACTGAAGCACGCGTCGATTGA
- a CDS encoding rubredoxin, translated as MEYQSWMCLICGWIYDEEAGLPDEGIAPGTRWEDVPINWTCPECGARKEDFEMVQI; from the coding sequence ATGGAATATCAAAGCTGGATGTGCCTGATTTGCGGCTGGATTTACGACGAAGAAGCCGGTTTGCCGGACGAAGGCATTGCGCCGGGCACGCGCTGGGAAGACGTCCCCATTAACTGGACTTGCCCGGAGTGCGGCGCGCGCAAGGAAGATTTCGAGATGGTCCAGATCTGA
- a CDS encoding hydroxymethylpyrimidine/phosphomethylpyrimidine kinase, with amino-acid sequence MPSDTPPIVLTFGLSDPTGGSGLQADLMTLASMGCHGVSVLTGYTVRDSASCDEVTGLDPEVVATQARMLLEDMPIAAFKVGACTRAEVVSAIAEVVADYDDIPLILAPDFTLDDEHVLSADELREAIADLLAPQTTLLVADSATLLALAQPDGDAEAPSLDAAISHLLSQGCEYILSTETGTHRHVNTLFSEDGQLRQDMWDRGSHRIMGLTDTLGSAIAALLANGQEPAEAVREAQEYLYQALRNAFRPGMGAYMPDRFFWARSSDDETPPAAGKDAAPGEARH; translated from the coding sequence ATGCCCAGCGACACGCCTCCGATCGTCCTCACCTTCGGCCTCTCCGATCCCACCGGCGGCTCCGGCCTGCAAGCCGACCTGATGACTCTTGCCAGCATGGGCTGTCATGGCGTCTCCGTGCTCACGGGCTACACCGTGCGCGACTCGGCCAGCTGCGACGAAGTCACCGGGCTCGACCCTGAAGTAGTCGCGACCCAGGCCCGGATGCTGCTCGAAGACATGCCGATCGCCGCCTTCAAGGTCGGCGCCTGCACCCGCGCGGAAGTGGTGAGCGCAATTGCCGAAGTCGTCGCCGATTACGACGACATTCCGCTGATTCTCGCCCCCGATTTCACGCTCGACGACGAGCATGTGCTGTCCGCCGACGAACTGCGCGAAGCCATCGCCGATCTGCTCGCCCCACAAACCACGTTGCTGGTCGCCGATTCGGCCACGCTGCTCGCGCTCGCCCAGCCAGACGGCGACGCTGAAGCACCGAGCCTCGACGCCGCCATCTCGCACTTGCTGTCGCAAGGCTGCGAATACATTCTGTCGACGGAAACCGGCACGCATCGGCACGTCAATACGCTTTTCAGCGAAGACGGCCAGTTGCGTCAGGACATGTGGGACCGCGGCAGCCATCGGATCATGGGCTTGACGGATACGCTGGGCTCGGCGATCGCCGCGTTGCTGGCCAATGGTCAGGAGCCCGCTGAAGCGGTGCGCGAGGCGCAGGAGTATTTGTACCAGGCGCTGCGCAACGCGTTCCGGCCGGGCATGGGTGCGTATATGCCGGATCGGTTCTTTTGGGCGCGCAGCAGCGACGACGAAACGCCGCCGGCAGCCGGCAAGGACGCAGCACCGGGCGAAGCCCGCCACTGA
- the ruvX gene encoding Holliday junction resolvase RuvX, with amino-acid sequence MSLAAGREATLLAFDYGEKRIGVAVGNSLTRRARPLVIVQNRSREYRFEALGKLIAEWKPDALVVGLPMHPDGTPHEMTQLAKRFGNQLNGRFNLPVTWIDERYSSVEAKAEIRAGNGRADMLDAEAASIILQQYLDGLSDDHEFH; translated from the coding sequence ATGAGCCTGGCGGCCGGACGTGAGGCGACGCTGCTTGCGTTCGACTACGGTGAAAAACGCATCGGCGTGGCGGTCGGCAATTCGCTCACGCGTCGCGCGCGGCCGCTGGTGATCGTGCAGAACCGCAGCCGCGAATACCGCTTCGAGGCGCTCGGCAAACTGATCGCCGAATGGAAGCCGGACGCGCTCGTGGTCGGCTTGCCCATGCATCCGGACGGCACGCCGCACGAAATGACGCAACTCGCGAAGCGCTTCGGCAATCAGCTGAATGGCCGCTTCAATCTGCCGGTCACGTGGATCGACGAACGCTATTCGTCGGTCGAGGCGAAGGCGGAAATCCGCGCAGGAAACGGCCGCGCCGACATGCTCGACGCCGAAGCCGCCAGCATCATCCTCCAGCAATATCTAGACGGACTTTCCGACGATCATGAGTTCCATTGA